From Paenibacillus graminis, a single genomic window includes:
- a CDS encoding ROK family protein has product MTEALVSIDMGGSAARLAIFDSGNMTLEDSVKIELGAETEPLEAVAQIASVIASWEQNREGAIHTVAAGLAGLHDASGTIITWPNRPAWNGFPFREAFTSATGKPLILFDDANLAAMGEYRFGLTYPVNPLLYVVVGTGIGSALVLQGDVYKGARGASGELGHITVDPNGERCPCGGFGCLQLYASGRAIERMAMAAGLPVTTAGDVFRLSAHGNEAARIIIHNSLRLLAIGIANAVRLFDPVSVVIGGGMVSRFPEVYRSLEKTIQLILGTLPQKNVQVSLSVLGDDAALWGGLAYGLQQVSIKKQRNGRCSQ; this is encoded by the coding sequence ATGACAGAAGCTCTGGTCTCAATCGATATGGGAGGCTCGGCAGCAAGGTTGGCAATCTTCGACAGCGGCAACATGACATTGGAGGATTCCGTCAAAATTGAACTGGGCGCTGAGACGGAACCGCTCGAAGCGGTCGCGCAGATTGCCAGTGTCATCGCCAGCTGGGAGCAGAATCGGGAAGGGGCCATTCATACCGTGGCGGCTGGTCTTGCAGGACTGCACGATGCTTCCGGAACAATCATCACTTGGCCGAACCGCCCCGCTTGGAACGGTTTTCCTTTTCGTGAGGCATTCACAAGCGCAACAGGCAAGCCCCTTATTCTGTTTGATGATGCCAATTTGGCGGCTATGGGCGAATACCGCTTCGGATTAACCTATCCCGTGAATCCTCTGCTGTATGTAGTAGTGGGAACCGGGATCGGCAGCGCCCTGGTTTTGCAGGGGGACGTATATAAAGGGGCAAGAGGAGCCAGCGGTGAACTGGGCCATATTACGGTGGACCCGAATGGGGAGCGCTGCCCTTGCGGCGGATTCGGCTGCTTGCAATTGTACGCGTCCGGAAGAGCCATTGAGCGTATGGCGATGGCCGCAGGCTTGCCTGTTACGACAGCAGGCGATGTGTTCCGGTTGTCTGCTCATGGAAATGAAGCAGCCCGGATCATCATTCACAATTCGCTCAGACTGCTTGCCATCGGAATTGCGAATGCCGTCCGCTTATTCGACCCGGTATCGGTGGTCATAGGCGGCGGAATGGTGAGCAGATTTCCTGAAGTATACCGTTCCTTGGAGAAGACCATCCAGCTTATCCTGGGAACCTTGCCGCAAAAAAACGTACAGGTATCACTGTCTGTCCTCGGAGACGATGCTGCGCTTTGGGGCGGCCTTGCATATGGTCTGCAACAAGTATCCATAAAAAAACAAAGAAATGGAAGGTGTTCACAATGA
- a CDS encoding Gfo/Idh/MocA family protein — protein MSNTKEVSLGIIGAGWVAEHGHLPSFLPMEGVSFGAVYDTDASRAARLAEQAGAKACTSLSEVSQIPLDAVLVCTPNHTHYELAKHFLQQGIHVLCEKPMTTTAEEAASLRRIAEASGAVLLMGFVNRYRDDIRELRSRITSGHIGDVQVCEVIWRRKKGIPRPGSWFTQQKMSGGGVLIDLGSHMIDQMLFLTDAPEPVACLAGLHSRPVAQGDYSNWLGSVESDTVEVEDTAIGMIQFANGMLGRIHVSWQDDVEGDLVEIHLKGSRGSVILRTLFGFSNQGLYKQPSLQFTPAGQTSVWFKFPPKSDVLIDFRRQAHHFVDCIRETKQPGITAEDGERVIRLIQLLYQSAHKGLVAT, from the coding sequence TTGTCCAATACAAAAGAGGTTTCCCTTGGAATAATCGGAGCAGGCTGGGTGGCCGAGCATGGTCATCTCCCCAGCTTTTTACCGATGGAGGGCGTATCCTTTGGAGCTGTGTATGATACAGACGCGTCCCGGGCTGCCCGCCTGGCTGAACAAGCCGGTGCCAAGGCGTGCACGAGCCTTTCTGAAGTCAGTCAGATTCCATTAGATGCTGTCCTTGTATGCACACCCAATCACACGCATTACGAACTAGCCAAGCACTTTCTGCAGCAAGGAATCCATGTCCTGTGTGAGAAGCCGATGACAACAACCGCGGAAGAAGCAGCCTCATTGCGGAGAATCGCCGAGGCTTCGGGGGCTGTACTGTTAATGGGTTTCGTGAACCGTTACCGGGACGATATCCGCGAGTTGCGCTCCAGAATCACATCGGGCCACATTGGAGATGTGCAGGTATGTGAGGTCATTTGGCGCAGAAAGAAGGGGATTCCCCGCCCCGGAAGCTGGTTTACACAGCAAAAGATGTCTGGAGGAGGTGTGCTTATTGACCTTGGAAGCCACATGATTGACCAGATGCTTTTTCTGACGGATGCCCCAGAGCCTGTTGCTTGTCTGGCTGGCCTCCACTCCCGGCCGGTTGCACAGGGGGATTATTCCAACTGGCTCGGCAGTGTCGAATCGGACACGGTTGAGGTTGAAGATACGGCTATAGGGATGATTCAATTTGCCAATGGAATGCTGGGCCGGATTCATGTGAGCTGGCAGGATGATGTGGAGGGCGATTTGGTGGAGATCCATCTGAAAGGCAGCAGGGGCAGCGTGATCCTCCGCACCCTGTTCGGCTTCAGCAATCAGGGCTTATACAAACAGCCTTCCTTGCAGTTCACCCCGGCGGGCCAAACATCAGTGTGGTTCAAGTTCCCGCCGAAAAGTGATGTGCTCATTGATTTCCGGCGGCAAGCGCATCATTTCGTGGACTGCATCCGGGAGACGAAGCAGCCCGGCATTACCGCAGAGGATGGGGAAAGAGTCATTCGTCTGATTCAGCTCCTCTATCAATCTGCACATAAAGGGCTTGTTGCCACATGA
- a CDS encoding DegT/DnrJ/EryC1/StrS family aminotransferase encodes MSNMTNRFPNWPMATESEEKELLEALYSNQWWRMTGTKVKEFERIFAEMHNAKYALGVTNGTNAIDLLLKSFKVKEGDEVIVPAFTFISTALPVMSLGAIPVPVDIDPGTFCLDPEKVREAVTERTVGIIPVHMAGHLCDMDRLMEIAGEFNLFVMEDACHAHGGEWKGKRAGSIGDAGVFSFQQFKLMTAGEGGALVTNSQELYDLAFLYHNVGRPFGDKKYQHLVEGTNYRLSEFQAAVLLPQAGRLAEQNQRRERNAKILNEEIQNIEGIVPQGRLEACTLHTYYMYMFYYNPGKFGGISRERFVEMLNEQGIPAYIAYTQIHDTPIFKEFAANLDGSYSFPNQLNCPASRKVAEEVIWIHHRALLGDEETTRGIAQTIREIQSGVEARI; translated from the coding sequence ATGAGTAACATGACAAACCGATTCCCCAACTGGCCAATGGCTACCGAGAGTGAAGAAAAGGAACTGCTGGAAGCGCTGTACAGCAACCAATGGTGGCGCATGACCGGGACGAAGGTGAAGGAGTTTGAACGGATATTTGCAGAAATGCATAATGCCAAATATGCACTGGGCGTGACAAACGGTACCAACGCAATCGACCTTCTTCTTAAGAGCTTCAAGGTAAAGGAAGGCGACGAAGTCATTGTTCCTGCATTTACGTTTATCTCAACAGCGTTGCCGGTGATGAGTCTTGGAGCCATTCCTGTTCCGGTAGATATTGATCCCGGTACATTTTGCCTTGATCCGGAGAAGGTGCGGGAAGCCGTTACCGAGAGAACCGTAGGCATCATTCCTGTTCATATGGCCGGCCATCTGTGTGATATGGATCGACTGATGGAAATTGCCGGCGAATTCAACCTGTTTGTCATGGAGGATGCTTGCCATGCGCACGGCGGAGAATGGAAGGGCAAACGTGCCGGCAGCATAGGGGATGCAGGGGTCTTCAGCTTCCAGCAATTTAAGCTCATGACAGCCGGGGAAGGAGGGGCGCTTGTTACCAATTCACAGGAGCTGTATGATCTGGCATTTCTATATCACAATGTGGGCCGGCCTTTCGGCGACAAGAAATATCAGCATCTCGTCGAAGGAACCAATTACCGTCTATCCGAATTCCAGGCGGCAGTCCTGCTTCCGCAGGCAGGACGTCTCGCTGAACAAAACCAACGGCGTGAGCGCAATGCGAAGATTCTAAATGAGGAGATCCAGAACATCGAGGGGATCGTTCCGCAGGGCCGCCTGGAAGCATGTACGCTTCATACATACTACATGTACATGTTCTATTACAATCCGGGGAAATTTGGCGGGATCAGCAGAGAACGGTTTGTTGAGATGCTCAATGAGCAAGGAATTCCTGCATACATTGCCTATACCCAAATTCATGATACGCCTATATTCAAAGAGTTTGCAGCTAACCTGGACGGCAGCTATTCTTTCCCGAATCAACTGAATTGCCCGGCTTCCCGGAAGGTGGCGGAAGAAGTCATTTGGATTCATCATCGCGCCTTGCTTGGCGATGAGGAGACGACCAGAGGAATTGCGCAGACCATTCGTGAAATTCAATCCGGTGTGGAAGCGAGAATTTAA
- a CDS encoding beta-ketoacyl synthase N-terminal-like domain-containing protein, translated as MTAAEKLIFELVASQKLTPNDAALLLEHQQKHEELVKEKEIAIIGMAGRFPGGEDLGQFWECLQHQKNGITDFPDSRVRDCIGEGLLDEIEVNQLFFKGGYLERIDQFDPSFFQIAPAEAKFMDPLQRLMLEASYQAIEDAGYDYKELSGTNTGVYIGTDHTWGQWYRDNAAEQDPLLLSGTWSAILSSRISYGLNLKGPSLVIDTSCSSGLVAVHEACRSIQSGVCNLAIAGGIHINYSPVKNPMLDLVESQDSLIRTFDKQANGTVWGEGVGAVILKPLQQAIRDRDPIYGIIKGSAVNNDGTSDGITAPNARAQEEVICQAWQEAGIDPQTISYVEAHGTGTQLGDSIEIDGLTKAFSRYTQKKQFCAIGTVKTNIGHTVGASGLASLLKVMLAFHHQKMPASLNFLAVNPFIDFFASPVYVNDRLQDWTTTDTPRVAGISSFGFSGTNCHMIVQEAPDLQKLTDEREQAPLYVLPLSAKDDQVLLRLVEDYTGYISRHAGIGLQDLCYTASTGRGHYNHRLVILFTGYADLLQKLEHLQKHGLASGEGVFCRSHEMAAHGGGAPDQLDKVRLTEREKQSLTLQAARLLQTLDSPQEGPALYRSIGELYVSGATVDWKRMYQGLPCQRLNLPVYPFRRIRCWAEKRGQGHPQHMHLHQASGHPLLRGNVCETSGQVVYTATFSAAADWVLHEHQIGREYVLPGTAYIELLLEIGRQQGGRSVIKQLAFLQPFSVQEDGDTHALQIVVSNGKGDSGFTIESKDQTDGTWRRHAEGKLCPPSRERKTYDLPALLEAFHTHPKITGVETSGGYITTGARWNNIKELRVGEEECLVHVGLSDAYREEAAEYHYHPAMLDNAVNIAIRSIDDQLYLPFYYQEIRVYGRIPADIYSVVRRKDSGQGHQTATFDIDILNPAGEVLAEIEGYTIKQVQAWKSAGMYYAKDWMVQDGTAFPDVDREISRETVAVFTGEGEIADRLLEQIRSQYGQVIEISGGEWHSREDYQPWLERLQAGKVGTVIHLAGLSEREIETKADLDEAGERGFYSLYSLLDGLFVQRSSGDLKLILVCDEANQVTGEEAGLHPHHGCLLGLGKVAREEFPQVHIRLVDVDRLTPPDRIVNEFSLREAPYQVAYRNGQRYVERLKEAPLEPDEGHPGLQEGGVYVITGGTGGLGLEIGKQMSRMSRVKLHLIGRRELPAREHWAEIVAAGAGEQRVRQIAAIQEMERNGAEVQLHAADVAEEGPMRSVLERIRAGSGGIHGVVHAAGVAGEGLLVRKSAGQIREVLSAKITGTWVLDQLTREDNLDFFMMFSSMNTVTGGIGQSDYVAANSYLDLYADWMRTQGRKGITVNWPLWQEVGMAKTYEVDNRHSVFESLTPRQGAAIFAELLQSGRSRVIVGQLKRRLARDTIGQSLMNDYVLSESLNKQLRRSLHKTQKLDGTPDRAELVIKDANQLQMTRSHKEIAQILAKVLDVQELSIFANFEDLGWNSLLAVRLHKELDAVFPGLFAISDVFSFPTVHDMADYLERKRTVPQKREMTIEQVMGDLENGIITAEEAEVLIGEISGAV; from the coding sequence ATGACTGCGGCAGAAAAACTGATTTTTGAACTGGTAGCCTCCCAAAAGCTGACCCCAAACGATGCTGCCCTATTGTTGGAGCATCAACAGAAGCATGAAGAACTGGTGAAGGAAAAGGAAATCGCTATTATCGGCATGGCGGGCAGATTTCCGGGAGGGGAGGATCTGGGACAATTCTGGGAATGTCTCCAGCATCAAAAGAACGGGATCACTGATTTTCCCGATTCACGGGTTCGCGACTGCATCGGTGAAGGCCTGTTGGACGAAATAGAGGTAAATCAATTGTTTTTTAAAGGCGGATATCTGGAACGGATCGATCAATTCGATCCTTCTTTTTTTCAAATCGCTCCTGCCGAAGCTAAATTCATGGACCCTCTGCAGCGATTGATGCTGGAAGCCTCTTATCAGGCCATAGAGGATGCAGGCTATGATTACAAGGAGTTAAGCGGGACGAATACCGGCGTATATATCGGTACGGACCACACCTGGGGCCAATGGTACAGAGACAATGCTGCCGAACAGGACCCCTTGCTGTTATCCGGCACATGGTCGGCCATTCTGTCAAGCCGGATTTCCTATGGGCTGAATCTGAAAGGCCCCAGTCTTGTAATCGATACCTCTTGCTCCTCCGGCTTGGTAGCCGTGCATGAGGCCTGCCGGTCCATTCAGTCGGGTGTGTGCAATCTGGCAATTGCCGGGGGTATTCACATCAATTACAGCCCGGTAAAAAATCCGATGCTTGATCTTGTCGAATCGCAGGATTCTCTCATCCGAACCTTCGATAAGCAGGCGAACGGCACGGTTTGGGGCGAAGGCGTGGGGGCCGTCATCCTCAAACCGCTGCAGCAAGCCATCCGGGACCGGGACCCTATCTACGGGATTATTAAGGGGAGTGCCGTGAACAACGATGGAACGTCAGACGGCATCACAGCCCCCAATGCCCGTGCACAGGAAGAGGTCATTTGCCAGGCCTGGCAAGAGGCCGGAATCGATCCGCAGACGATCTCTTATGTGGAGGCGCATGGCACTGGAACCCAGTTGGGAGATTCCATCGAGATTGATGGCCTTACCAAGGCCTTTTCACGTTACACCCAGAAAAAGCAGTTTTGTGCGATTGGCACTGTAAAAACCAACATCGGACATACGGTAGGCGCTTCGGGTCTGGCTTCCTTGCTGAAAGTAATGCTGGCCTTTCATCATCAGAAGATGCCGGCCAGTCTTAATTTTCTGGCGGTGAATCCTTTTATCGATTTTTTTGCATCCCCCGTTTATGTGAATGACCGGCTTCAAGATTGGACAACGACGGACACGCCCCGGGTGGCCGGAATCAGTTCGTTTGGGTTCAGCGGGACCAACTGCCATATGATCGTGCAGGAAGCGCCGGACCTTCAGAAGCTGACAGATGAGCGGGAGCAAGCGCCGCTGTATGTGCTTCCGTTATCTGCAAAAGACGATCAGGTTCTCTTAAGGCTGGTGGAGGATTACACCGGTTATATCTCCCGTCATGCCGGGATCGGCTTGCAAGACCTGTGTTATACAGCCAGTACGGGACGGGGGCATTATAACCATCGTCTGGTCATCCTCTTCACCGGATACGCGGATCTGCTTCAGAAGCTGGAGCACCTGCAGAAACACGGTCTCGCTTCCGGTGAGGGGGTCTTCTGCCGCAGCCATGAGATGGCGGCGCACGGCGGGGGAGCGCCGGATCAGCTTGATAAGGTAAGGCTGACAGAACGGGAAAAGCAATCCTTAACGCTTCAGGCCGCCCGGTTGCTGCAAACACTGGACTCTCCACAGGAGGGTCCGGCTCTCTACCGTTCCATAGGTGAGCTATATGTCTCAGGGGCAACCGTTGATTGGAAACGGATGTATCAAGGGTTACCCTGCCAGCGGTTGAACCTGCCGGTCTACCCGTTCCGCCGCATTCGGTGCTGGGCAGAGAAACGCGGTCAAGGGCATCCGCAGCATATGCATCTGCATCAGGCGTCAGGGCATCCGCTGCTTCGGGGAAATGTCTGCGAAACTTCCGGGCAGGTGGTATATACCGCAACATTCTCAGCAGCAGCGGACTGGGTGCTGCATGAACACCAGATCGGCAGGGAGTATGTGCTGCCGGGTACGGCGTACATCGAGCTGCTGCTGGAGATCGGGAGGCAGCAGGGCGGGCGGTCTGTCATCAAGCAGCTCGCTTTTCTGCAGCCGTTCTCCGTGCAGGAAGATGGGGACACTCATGCTCTGCAGATCGTCGTGAGCAACGGCAAGGGCGACAGCGGGTTTACTATTGAGAGCAAGGATCAGACAGACGGTACCTGGCGCAGGCACGCGGAAGGCAAACTATGCCCTCCTTCGCGGGAGCGCAAGACGTACGACCTCCCTGCACTGCTGGAAGCCTTCCACACCCATCCGAAGATAACGGGCGTCGAAACCAGCGGAGGTTATATTACCACCGGGGCGAGATGGAACAATATCAAGGAGCTGCGGGTGGGGGAAGAGGAATGCCTGGTTCATGTCGGACTCAGCGATGCGTACCGGGAAGAAGCCGCCGAATACCATTATCATCCGGCGATGCTTGACAATGCGGTCAATATCGCCATCCGCAGCATCGACGACCAGTTGTATTTGCCTTTTTATTATCAGGAAATCCGGGTCTATGGCCGGATTCCCGCGGACATTTACAGCGTGGTGAGAAGGAAGGACTCGGGGCAGGGGCATCAGACGGCAACCTTCGATATTGACATCCTGAATCCGGCAGGGGAGGTGCTTGCCGAGATTGAGGGGTATACGATCAAGCAAGTACAAGCCTGGAAATCGGCAGGGATGTATTACGCCAAGGACTGGATGGTACAGGACGGTACAGCCTTCCCCGATGTTGACCGGGAAATTTCCCGGGAAACGGTCGCGGTCTTCACCGGGGAGGGGGAGATTGCGGACCGGCTCCTGGAGCAGATTCGTTCACAGTATGGACAGGTGATAGAGATTTCCGGCGGGGAATGGCACAGCCGGGAGGATTATCAGCCATGGCTGGAGCGTCTGCAAGCCGGGAAGGTGGGAACCGTTATTCATCTGGCGGGCCTCAGCGAACGGGAGATTGAAACAAAGGCGGATCTGGATGAGGCCGGGGAGCGGGGGTTTTACAGTTTGTATTCCCTGCTGGACGGCCTCTTTGTGCAGCGTTCCTCCGGGGACCTGAAGCTTATTCTCGTCTGCGACGAAGCGAATCAGGTGACGGGAGAGGAAGCAGGCCTTCATCCGCATCATGGATGCCTGCTTGGACTTGGCAAGGTGGCGCGGGAGGAATTCCCCCAAGTGCACATCCGCTTGGTGGATGTCGACAGACTCACCCCTCCGGACAGGATTGTGAACGAATTCAGCCTCCGGGAAGCGCCCTATCAGGTGGCGTACCGGAACGGGCAGCGTTACGTGGAGCGGCTGAAGGAGGCACCGCTTGAGCCGGATGAAGGGCATCCCGGCCTCCAGGAGGGCGGGGTGTACGTCATCACCGGCGGGACGGGCGGCCTGGGGCTGGAAATCGGGAAGCAGATGAGCCGGATGAGCCGGGTCAAGCTACACCTCATTGGCCGCCGGGAGCTGCCGGCGCGGGAGCACTGGGCAGAGATCGTGGCAGCAGGAGCCGGGGAGCAGCGAGTCCGGCAAATCGCGGCGATCCAAGAGATGGAACGAAATGGAGCCGAGGTGCAGCTTCATGCTGCAGATGTCGCCGAGGAAGGGCCGATGCGAAGCGTGCTGGAGCGGATACGCGCCGGATCAGGCGGCATACACGGCGTGGTTCACGCTGCGGGGGTGGCCGGAGAAGGGCTGCTGGTCCGCAAGAGCGCCGGGCAGATCCGGGAGGTGCTGTCGGCAAAGATAACCGGAACGTGGGTGCTGGATCAGCTTACGCGGGAGGATAACCTGGATTTCTTCATGATGTTCTCCAGCATGAACACGGTGACCGGGGGAATCGGGCAGAGCGACTATGTGGCAGCGAACAGCTATCTGGATCTGTACGCCGACTGGATGAGAACGCAAGGGAGGAAAGGGATCACGGTCAACTGGCCGCTGTGGCAGGAGGTGGGGATGGCCAAAACCTATGAGGTCGATAACCGCCACAGCGTGTTTGAGAGCCTCACGCCCCGGCAGGGGGCGGCAATCTTTGCCGAGCTGCTGCAGTCTGGCCGGAGCCGGGTTATCGTGGGCCAATTGAAACGCCGGCTTGCCCGGGATACTATCGGGCAGAGCCTGATGAATGATTATGTGCTGTCGGAGAGCTTGAACAAGCAGCTCAGGAGATCACTGCACAAGACGCAGAAGCTGGACGGGACGCCCGATCGGGCAGAACTCGTTATTAAGGACGCGAATCAACTCCAAATGACCCGGAGCCATAAAGAAATCGCGCAAATCCTGGCAAAAGTGCTGGACGTTCAGGAGTTGAGCATTTTCGCCAATTTTGAGGACCTGGGCTGGAACTCCTTGCTCGCGGTGAGGCTTCATAAGGAACTTGATGCGGTCTTCCCTGGTCTTTTTGCCATCTCGGATGTCTTTTCCTTCCCTACGGTTCACGACATGGCTGACTATCTGGAACGCAAGAGAACCGTTCCGCAAAAACGGGAGATGACCATCGAACAGGTTATGGGCGATTTGGAGAACGGAATCATCACGGCGGAAGAAGCAGAGGTGTTGATCGGCGAGATCAGCGGGGCAGTATAA